The Malus sylvestris chromosome 8, drMalSylv7.2, whole genome shotgun sequence genomic interval GGAAGGGGAATTGGATTTGCTTCAAACCTTAATGTTTGGAGCCTAAGAATCAAATCATCTGGGTCACTGATTGATATGTAAAATAAATAAGAGTCATTGGTTTTGTGTGGTAGGCTAGGAAAATAAGTTAATGGggaccgttggattcaatttgtGCGGCCCAAATAAATTGATGCATTGGCTCCAGATACAAAGATCTGGAGGGGGATCCAATTCCGTTGGAAAGGCCATGCTTCTACGTGGCGCAATATCATTGGTAAATCCATTGCAATTTGCAATGCGCGCGGGTTCCACTTCCAACGGACACAACAAACTCTACAATCTTCTATCCGCGCCTTCCACCTCATCTTCCAGCCATGAACTGAAACAAATAGCGCCCAGAAAAACCCAATCCTTCAAGCTTCGAGCTTTCAGCAATGGAGAATTTTACAATCCCCTGCAAATCAAGCCCTCCAACGGCCATCGTTCCCCCCAAATTTAGCAACCCATCTGAATTCTCACCACGACAAACCAAACCCACAATCTCTTTTTCCAGAAAAACCCTCCCAAAATGCTCAGACTCTCACTTGAATTACCTCTGCAAGAATGGCCAGCTCACCAAGGCCGTCACGGTTCTTGAATCCATTGCCAAAAGTGGGTCGAAGGTAACTTCCACTACCTACATGAATTTACTTCAATCTTGCATTGACACCAATTGTATTCAACTGGGTCGGAAGATCCATGAGCGTATTGATGTAGTTGAGGAATTGAACCCTTTTGTTGAAACGAAGTTGGTGAGTATGTATGCGAAATGCGGGTTTTTGGATGATGCGCGCAAGGTATTCTACGCAATGCGTGAGAGAAATTTGTACTCTTGGTCTGCCATGATCGGTGCGTGTGTCAGAGACCAGAGGTGGAAAGAGGTGGTGGAGCTTTTTTACTCGATGATGAGAGATGGGGTTTTGCCGGATTACTTTCTGTTTCCTAAGATATTGCAGGCTTGTGGGAATTGTAGGAATTTAGAGGCCACAAAATTGATACATTCCATTGTGGTTCGGTGTAACTTGAGTAGTTGTATTCAAGTGAACAATTCGATACTGGCAGTGTACGCAAAGTGTGGAAAATTGAAGTGGGCAAGGAGGTTTTTTGACGACATGGATGAGAAGGATGGGGTGAGTTGGAATGCAATTATATCTGGTTATTGCCACAAAGGTGAGACTGAAGAAGCACAGAGACTGTTTGATGCGATGAGCAAAGAAGGGATTGAACCGGGGTTGGTAACTTGGAATACATTGATTGCTAGTCATAACCAGTTAGGGCATTGTGATGTCGCTATGGAACTGATGAGGAGGATGGAGAGCTGTGGGATAACTCCTGATGTATATACTTGGACTTCTATGATTTCGGGGTTTGCTCAAAACAACAGGAAAAATCAGTCTTTGGATTTGTTGAAGAAGATGCTTTTGGCAGGGGTACAACCAAATGGGATTACAATCACTAGTGCAATCTCAGCTTGCACATCTTTAAAATCACTCAACAAAGGGTTGGAAATCTATTCTATTGCTATAAAGATGGGTTTCATTGATGACGTACTGGTCGGAAATGCGCTCATTGGTATGTTTTCAAAATGTGGGGAACTGGAAGCTGCTCAGAAGGTCTTTGTTAGGATCCCAGAGAAAGATGTCTATACCTGGAACTCAATGATAGGAGGATATTGCCAAGCTAGATACTGTGGTAAGGCCTATGAACTATTCATGAAGATGCAGGAATCAGATGTGCATCCCAATGCTGTGACCTGGAATGTGATGATCACAGGATACATGCAGAGCGGAGATGCAGATCAAGCAATGGACCTCTTCCAAAGGATGGAAAAAGACGGGAAAGCTAAACGAAATACAGCATCTTGGAACTCTCTTGTCTCTGGCTACCTGCAACTTGGGGAGAAAGACAAGGCACTTGGGGTATTCAGGCAGATGCAGGCCTACTGTGTTAATCCCAATTCTGTTACTATATTGAGTGTCCTGCCTGCTTGTGCGAATTTAGTTGCCACGAAAAAGGTGAAAGAGATCCATGGTAGTGTATTGCGTAGAAATTTGGAGTCCTTAGTCCCTGTTGCAAATTCCTTGATAGACACCTATGCCAAATCGGGAAATATAGCATATTCAAGATTCATATTTGATAGAATGCCATCCAAAGATATCATCACTTGGAACTCACTAATTTCTGGTTATGTCTTGCATGGTCTTTCAGACATTGCACTTGACCTTTTTGATCAGCTGAAGA includes:
- the LOC126633225 gene encoding pentatricopeptide repeat-containing protein At1g19720 isoform X3 — encoded protein: MENFTIPCKSSPPTAIVPPKFSNPSEFSPRQTKPTISFSRKTLPKCSDSHLNYLCKNGQLTKAVTVLESIAKSGSKVTSTTYMNLLQSCIDTNCIQLGRKIHERIDVVEELNPFVETKLVSMYAKCGFLDDARKVFYAMRERNLYSWSAMIGACVRDQRWKEVVELFYSMMRDGVLPDYFLFPKILQACGNCRNLEATKLIHSIVVRCNLSSCIQVNNSILAVYAKCGKLKWARRFFDDMDEKDGVSWNAIISGYCHKGETEEAQRLFDAMSKEGIEPGLVTWNTLIASHNQLGHCDVAMELMRRMESCGITPDVYTWTSMISGFAQNNRKNQSLDLLKKMLLAGVQPNGITITSAISACTSLKSLNKGLEIYSIAIKMGFIDDVLVGNALIGMFSKCGELEAAQKVFVRIPEKDVYTWNSMIGGYCQARYCGKAYELFMKMQESDVHPNAVTWNVMITGYMQSGDADQAMDLFQRMEKDGKAKRNTASWNSLVSGYLQLGEKDKALGVFRQMQAYCVNPNSVTILSVLPACANLVATKKTLHLTFLIS
- the LOC126633225 gene encoding pentatricopeptide repeat-containing protein At1g19720 isoform X1 — translated: MENFTIPCKSSPPTAIVPPKFSNPSEFSPRQTKPTISFSRKTLPKCSDSHLNYLCKNGQLTKAVTVLESIAKSGSKVTSTTYMNLLQSCIDTNCIQLGRKIHERIDVVEELNPFVETKLVSMYAKCGFLDDARKVFYAMRERNLYSWSAMIGACVRDQRWKEVVELFYSMMRDGVLPDYFLFPKILQACGNCRNLEATKLIHSIVVRCNLSSCIQVNNSILAVYAKCGKLKWARRFFDDMDEKDGVSWNAIISGYCHKGETEEAQRLFDAMSKEGIEPGLVTWNTLIASHNQLGHCDVAMELMRRMESCGITPDVYTWTSMISGFAQNNRKNQSLDLLKKMLLAGVQPNGITITSAISACTSLKSLNKGLEIYSIAIKMGFIDDVLVGNALIGMFSKCGELEAAQKVFVRIPEKDVYTWNSMIGGYCQARYCGKAYELFMKMQESDVHPNAVTWNVMITGYMQSGDADQAMDLFQRMEKDGKAKRNTASWNSLVSGYLQLGEKDKALGVFRQMQAYCVNPNSVTILSVLPACANLVATKKVKEIHGSVLRRNLESLVPVANSLIDTYAKSGNIAYSRFIFDRMPSKDIITWNSLISGYVLHGLSDIALDLFDQLKKLGFKRNRGTFASIIYAYSLAGMVDEGRQAFYSITEDYQIIPGLEHYSAMIDLFGRSGRLQEAMQFVEDMPIEPDSSIWAALFTACRIHGNLALAVRVGEHLLDLEPGNILIQQLLLQAYALCGKSEDTSKLRKFGRDAAIKKFTGQCWIEFKNSVHMYTAGDRSKLCSNFLNSWLQNIDEKAKRPDFCNELCVEEEEGGISWVHSENLAFAFALIGSPSVPRSIRMVKNLRMCGDCHRTAKYISMAFGCDIYLSDPKSFHHFSNGHCSCGDYW
- the LOC126633225 gene encoding pentatricopeptide repeat-containing protein At1g19720 isoform X2, which translates into the protein MENFTIPCKSSPPTAIVPPKFSNPSEFSPRQTKPTISFSRKTLPKCSDSHLNYLCKNGQLTKAVTVLESIAKSGSKVTSTTYMNLLQSCIDTNCIQLGRKIHERIDVVEELNPFVETKLVSMYAKCGFLDDARKVFYAMRERNLYSWSAMIGACVRDQRWKEVVELFYSMMRDGVLPDYFLFPKILQACGNCRNLEATKLIHSIVVRCNLSSCIQVNNSILAVYAKCGKLKWARRFFDDMDEKDGVSWNAIISGYCHKGETEEAQRLFDAMSKEGIEPGLVTWNTLIASHNQLGHCDVAMELMRRMESCGITPDVYTWTSMISGFAQNNRKNQSLDLLKKMLLAGVQPNGITITSAISACTSLKSLNKGLEIYSIAIKMGFIDDVLVGNALIGMFSKCGELEAAQKVFVRIPEKDVYTWNSMIGGYCQARYCGYMQSGDADQAMDLFQRMEKDGKAKRNTASWNSLVSGYLQLGEKDKALGVFRQMQAYCVNPNSVTILSVLPACANLVATKKVKEIHGSVLRRNLESLVPVANSLIDTYAKSGNIAYSRFIFDRMPSKDIITWNSLISGYVLHGLSDIALDLFDQLKKLGFKRNRGTFASIIYAYSLAGMVDEGRQAFYSITEDYQIIPGLEHYSAMIDLFGRSGRLQEAMQFVEDMPIEPDSSIWAALFTACRIHGNLALAVRVGEHLLDLEPGNILIQQLLLQAYALCGKSEDTSKLRKFGRDAAIKKFTGQCWIEFKNSVHMYTAGDRSKLCSNFLNSWLQNIDEKAKRPDFCNELCVEEEEGGISWVHSENLAFAFALIGSPSVPRSIRMVKNLRMCGDCHRTAKYISMAFGCDIYLSDPKSFHHFSNGHCSCGDYW